The genomic window TATGCTTGTGTGTATAGGATATTTCTTTGAACAGCGTGACGGAACTAAAAACGGCGTACCGAGTATATTTTATACATTGCTGAGACCATACAGAAAGGCGGCATTTTAATGGACTTTTCAAAACTGCGTCATCGGGTTATATTTTTGAAACCGCTTGATAAAAGATTAAATTCAATGAATGAAAATGTACCTGTGTGGATTCCGTTCAAACCTAAGTTAAGCGGTGACATCAATGCCGATGAAACTTCTGTGTATGTGCTGACTGATAATAAAGGCAATGCAGTGTGGAAATCGGCAGGCGGCGGACAGCTGTATTCACATCAGCTTTCTTTGAATGAGTATGCAGTATGGGCAAATGTTTCTCCGATGTCGGGACGTGAGTATGAGGAGTCACAAAAACTGCGTGCAGAAACCACATACAAAATTACAACAAGGTATTTTCCGAATATAACTGAGGATATGAAAATTATGTTCGGACTAAAGGTTCTTGGTATTGTTTCTGTTCTTAACATAGGCGAAAACAATACGGAATTGCAAATTGTTGCAAAGGAGAAAGACCGAAATGGCAAGGAATATTGATGTATTCGGAT from Hominilimicola fabiformis includes these protein-coding regions:
- a CDS encoding phage head closure protein; its protein translation is MDFSKLRHRVIFLKPLDKRLNSMNENVPVWIPFKPKLSGDINADETSVYVLTDNKGNAVWKSAGGGQLYSHQLSLNEYAVWANVSPMSGREYEESQKLRAETTYKITTRYFPNITEDMKIMFGLKVLGIVSVLNIGENNTELQIVAKEKDRNGKEY